The Chiroxiphia lanceolata isolate bChiLan1 chromosome 4, bChiLan1.pri, whole genome shotgun sequence genome contains a region encoding:
- the LOC116785392 gene encoding uncharacterized protein LOC116785392 isoform X1, with translation MIQKFRIPKSAGVRVFPKREVGEQLLEKVPTPAGFRVFPKREMGEQFRNLESLNLQLWGCSQSEKWGNSGKKTEESPVPQLSGCSQSGKLGNTSLKGSPCPTAVGCSQSEKWGNNGKNSEESPIPQLLECSQNDKWGNSGKNAEESLIPQLLGCSQSEKWGNSGKTQKSPQSHSWQGVPKARNGGTFEKSLNLQLWGCSQSEKWGNSGKNVEESPVPQLSGCSQSEKWGNSGKNTEESPNPTAVRVFPKWEIGEQWEELRRVPRPTAFRLFSKQEMGEQWEKLRRVPSPTAVRMFPKREMGEQFKNLGSLNLQLWGCSQSEKWENSGKNSEESPVPQLVGCSQSEKWGNSGKNTEESPVPQLSGCSQSEKWGNILKNPKPTAVGCSQSERWGNIGKNIEESPIPHLWGVPKVRNGGTLGKIQTSP, from the exons ATGATTCAAAAATTTAGAATCCCTAAATCTGCAGGTGTCAGGGTGTTCCCAAAGCGAGAAGTGGGGGAACAGTTACTTGAAAAAGTCCCTACTCCTGCAGGTTTTAGGGTGTTCCCAAAGCGAGAAATGGGGGAGCAATTCAGAAACTTGGAATCCCTAAATCTGCAGCTGTGGGGATGTTCCCAAAGTGAGAAATGGGGGAACAGTGggaaaaagacagaagagtCCCCAGTCCCACAGCTGTCAGGGTGTTCCCAAAGTGGGAAATTGGGGAACACTTCCTTGAAAGGGTCTCCTTGTCCCACAGCTGTGGGGTGTTCCCAAAGCGAGAAATGGGGGAACAATGGGAAGAACTCTGAAGAGTCCCCAATCCCACAGCTGTTGGAATGTTCCCAAAATGACAAATGGGGGAACAGtgggaaaaatgcagaagagtCCCTGATCCCACAGCTTTTAGGT TGTTCCCAAAGTGAGAAATGGGGGAACAGTGGGAAGACACAGAAGAGTCCCCAGTCCCACAGCTGGCAGGGTGTTCCCAAAGCGAGAAATGGGGGAACATTTGAAA AATCCCTAAACCTACAGCTGTGGGGATGTTCCCAAAGCGAGAAATGGGGGAACAGTGGGAAAAACGTGGAAGAGTCCCCAGTCCCACAGCTG TCAGGATGTTCCCAAAGCGAGAAATGGGGGAACAGtgggaaaaacacagaagagtccccaaatcccacagcTGTCAGGGTGTTCCCAAAGTGGGAAATAGGGGAACAATGGGAAGAACTCAGAAGAGTCCCCAGACCCACAGCTTTTAGGTTGTTCTCAAAACAAGAAATGGGGGAACAGTGGGAAAAACTCAGAAGAGTCCCCAGTCCCACAGCTGTCAGGATGTTCCCAAAGCGAGAAATGGGGGAACAGTTCAAAAACTTAGGATCCCTAAATCTGCAGCTGTGGGGATGTTCCCAAAGCGAGAAATGGGAGAACAGTGGGAAAAACTCAGAAGAGTCCCCAGTCCCACAGCTGGTAGGATGTTCCCAAAGCGAGAAATGGGGGAACAGtgggaaaaacacagaagagtcCCCAGTCCCACAGCTGTCAGG ATGTTCCCAAAGCGAGAAATGggggaacattttaaaaaatcctaagCCTACAGCTGTGGGATGTTCCCAAAGCGAGAGATGGGGGAATATTGGGAAAAATATAGAAGAGTCCCCAATCCCACACCTGTGGGGTGTTCCCAAAGTGAGAAATGGgggaacactgggaaaaatACAGACGAGTCCCTAA
- the LOC116785392 gene encoding uncharacterized protein LOC116785392 isoform X2: protein MIQKFRIPKSAGVRVFPKREVGEQLLEKVPTPAGFRVFPKREMGEQFRNLESLNLQLWGCSQSEKWGNSGKKTEESPVPQLSGCSQSGKLGNTSLKGSPCPTAVGCSQSEKWGNNGKNSEESPIPQLLECSQNDKWGNSGKNAEESLIPQLLGCSQSEKWGNSGKTQKSPQSHSWQGVPKARNGGTFEKSLNLQLWGCSQSEKWGNSGKNVEESPSHSCQDVPKARNGGTVQKLRIPKSAAVGMFPKREMGEQWEKLRRVPSPTAGRMFPKREMGEQFKNLESLNLQLSGCSQSEKWGNTHSEKPPVPQLWGVPKVRSEGTLQPCTALGGLTLCTV from the exons ATGATTCAAAAATTTAGAATCCCTAAATCTGCAGGTGTCAGGGTGTTCCCAAAGCGAGAAGTGGGGGAACAGTTACTTGAAAAAGTCCCTACTCCTGCAGGTTTTAGGGTGTTCCCAAAGCGAGAAATGGGGGAGCAATTCAGAAACTTGGAATCCCTAAATCTGCAGCTGTGGGGATGTTCCCAAAGTGAGAAATGGGGGAACAGTGggaaaaagacagaagagtCCCCAGTCCCACAGCTGTCAGGGTGTTCCCAAAGTGGGAAATTGGGGAACACTTCCTTGAAAGGGTCTCCTTGTCCCACAGCTGTGGGGTGTTCCCAAAGCGAGAAATGGGGGAACAATGGGAAGAACTCTGAAGAGTCCCCAATCCCACAGCTGTTGGAATGTTCCCAAAATGACAAATGGGGGAACAGtgggaaaaatgcagaagagtCCCTGATCCCACAGCTTTTAGGT TGTTCCCAAAGTGAGAAATGGGGGAACAGTGGGAAGACACAGAAGAGTCCCCAGTCCCACAGCTGGCAGGGTGTTCCCAAAGCGAGAAATGGGGGAACATTTGAAA AATCCCTAAACCTACAGCTGTGGGGATGTTCCCAAAGCGAGAAATGGGGGAACAGTGGGAAAAACGTGGAAGAGTCCCCA TCCCACAGCTGTCAGGATGTTCCCAAAGCGAGAAATGGGGGAACAGTTCAAAAACTTAGGATCCCTAAATCTGCAGCTGTGGGGATGTTCCCAAAGCGAGAAATGGGAGAACAGTGGGAAAAACTCAGAAGAGTCCCCAGTCCCACAGCTGGTAGGATGTTCCCAAAGCGAGAAATGGGGGAACA ATTCAAAAACTTGGAATCCCTAAACCTACAGCTGTCGGGATGTTCCCAAAGTGAGAAATGGGGGAACACTCACTCAGAAAAGCCCCCAGTCCCACAGCTGTGGGGTGTTCCCAAAGTGAGAAGTGAAGGAAcactccagccctgcacagccctcgGAGGTCTCACCCTCTGCACAGTTTGA
- the LOC116785392 gene encoding uncharacterized protein LOC116785392 isoform X3, which translates to MIQKFRIPKSAGVRVFPKREVGEQLLEKVPTPAGFRVFPKREMGEQFRNLESLNLQLWGCSQSEKWGNSGKKTEESPVPQLSGCSQSGKLGNTSLKGSPCPTAVGCSQSEKWGNNGKNSEESPIPQLLECSQNDKWGNSGKNAEESLIPQLLGCSQSEKWGNSGKTQKSPQSHSWQGVPKARNGGTFEKSLNLQLWGCSQSEKWGNSGKNVEESPVPQLSGCSQSEKWGNSGKNTEESPIPQLVGCSQSEKWGNSGKNTEESPVPQLSGCSQSEKWGNILKNPKPTAVGCSQSERWGNIGKNIEESPIPHLWGVPKVRNGGTLGKIQTSP; encoded by the exons ATGATTCAAAAATTTAGAATCCCTAAATCTGCAGGTGTCAGGGTGTTCCCAAAGCGAGAAGTGGGGGAACAGTTACTTGAAAAAGTCCCTACTCCTGCAGGTTTTAGGGTGTTCCCAAAGCGAGAAATGGGGGAGCAATTCAGAAACTTGGAATCCCTAAATCTGCAGCTGTGGGGATGTTCCCAAAGTGAGAAATGGGGGAACAGTGggaaaaagacagaagagtCCCCAGTCCCACAGCTGTCAGGGTGTTCCCAAAGTGGGAAATTGGGGAACACTTCCTTGAAAGGGTCTCCTTGTCCCACAGCTGTGGGGTGTTCCCAAAGCGAGAAATGGGGGAACAATGGGAAGAACTCTGAAGAGTCCCCAATCCCACAGCTGTTGGAATGTTCCCAAAATGACAAATGGGGGAACAGtgggaaaaatgcagaagagtCCCTGATCCCACAGCTTTTAGGT TGTTCCCAAAGTGAGAAATGGGGGAACAGTGGGAAGACACAGAAGAGTCCCCAGTCCCACAGCTGGCAGGGTGTTCCCAAAGCGAGAAATGGGGGAACATTTGAAA AATCCCTAAACCTACAGCTGTGGGGATGTTCCCAAAGCGAGAAATGGGGGAACAGTGGGAAAAACGTGGAAGAGTCCCCAGTCCCACAGCTG TCAGGATGTTCCCAAAGCGAGAAATGGGGGAACAGtgggaaaaacacagaagagtccccaa TCCCACAGCTGGTAGGATGTTCCCAAAGCGAGAAATGGGGGAACAGtgggaaaaacacagaagagtcCCCAGTCCCACAGCTGTCAGG ATGTTCCCAAAGCGAGAAATGggggaacattttaaaaaatcctaagCCTACAGCTGTGGGATGTTCCCAAAGCGAGAGATGGGGGAATATTGGGAAAAATATAGAAGAGTCCCCAATCCCACACCTGTGGGGTGTTCCCAAAGTGAGAAATGGgggaacactgggaaaaatACAGACGAGTCCCTAA